From one Rosa rugosa chromosome 4, drRosRugo1.1, whole genome shotgun sequence genomic stretch:
- the LOC133741737 gene encoding protein JOKA2 isoform X2, translating to MASSTMVIKVKYGDTLRRFNARVDENDQLDLDMGGLRFKIYSLFNFQLDADITMTYIDEDGDIVTLVDDEDLRDAMRQNMKFLRIDVHEKTDQSEKSYAKSSGSSTPVRYPLPDITPEPIRELISRVPRDLTPNALGPGFADLVDCFSKMGMSYLLQAGGVSGVKNDSSEKPLAPSANDMKRDGKSETILKSTTEESSSKNSRAKDAVNVTKDVGMSNPPQNAPVDLNVLPADSNPSGPTPINVTPVGASLHTAEERKESEKVTSGQVKGKPLGCGGSTSSAIPALTVNDMSNNHFNQCPFSETPIVNDSAPVAYRRLHPFKRNHSEAMGGMFHTGIRCDGCGCHPIIGPRFKSVVKADYDLCRICFSSIGNVAEYIRIDHPLSYRHPRPFKGMHEQPPWMGPSALPKILRNCSAKPGRPKLDSRFVLDVNVMDGTLMAPSTPFTKIWRMRNNGGLIWPKGTQLMWIGGDRFSKSDSVEIEIPAHGVLAENELDIAVDFTAPESPGRYISYWRMASPSGQKFGQRVWVLIQVDTSLKDSFLESFQGLNLNLPPENVVNFPEQMNFPQQHVGSDFVQPSSSNSVKEPAIPIPEKQPENEQDLNFPINDSLLVGHSIPAPTAPTAPVASSTVSYPTVDQSAPAPTAQVASSTVTYPTVDIFEPAPPSPRSSPVVTLPTSSEGTSLKNPVEDTLLKELEEMGFKQVNLNKEILRRNEYNLEQSVDDLCEVAEWDPILEELQEMGFSDTEMNKKLLAKNNGSIKRVVMDLINRDKL from the exons ATGGCCTCGTCTACTATGGTGATCAAG GTCAAATATGGGGATACACTGAGGCGTTTCAATGCTCGTGTTGATGAGAATGATCAACTGGATCTTGACATGGGTGGACTGCGGTTCAAAATATATAGTCTCTTCAATTTTCAGCTTGATGCTGACATCACTATGACCTATATTGACGAAGATGGTGATATAGTGACTCTGGTTGATGACGAGGACTTGCGTGATGCTATGAGGCAGAATATGAAGTTCTTGAGGATTGATGTACATGAGAAAACTGACCAATCTGAGAAATCTTATGCCAAATCAAGTGGAAGTTCTACCCCTGTAAGATATCCCTTGCCAGATATCACCCCTGAGCCTATCCGTGAACTAATCTCCAGGGTTCCTCGTGACTTGACTCCAAACGCCCTTGGTCCAGGGTTTGCGGATCTTGTTGACTGCTTTTCGAAGATGGGAATGTCCTATTTACTTCAGGCTGGTGGAGTTTCAGGCGTCAAGAATGATTCCTCTGAGAAACCCTTAGCTCCATCTGCCAATGATATGAAGCGCGATGGTAAGTCAGAAACCATCTTAAAGTCTACCACTGAGGAATCTAGCTCTAAAAACAGTCGGGCAAAGGATGCTGTAAATGTGACCAAGGATGTGGGAATGTCGAATCCACCTCAGAATGCTCCAGTTGATCTCAATGTTCTTCCTGCTGATTCTAATCCATCCGGACCCACACCCATCAATGTTACACCAGTTGGAGCAAGTCTTCATACTGCTGAGGAGAGGAAGGAGTCAGAGAAGGTTACCAGTGGTCAGGTCAAGGGCAAGCCTCTTGGTTGTGGTGGATCTACAAGTTCTGCTATCCCTGCATTGACTGTTAATGACATGAGCAATAATCATTTCAATCAATGTCCATTTTCAGAGACTCCTATTGTGAATGACTCGGCTCCTGTTGCATATCGTCGTCTTCATCCTTTTAAAAGGAATCATTCTGAAGCAATGGGTGGTATGTTCCACACTGGTATTCGCTGTGATGGATGTGGTTGTCATCCAATAATTGGACCCCGGTTCAAGTCCGTAGT GAAAGCAGATTATGACCTCTGCCGTATCTGTTTCTCGAGTATTGGTAATGTGGCCGAGTACATTAGAATTGACCACCCTTTGTCTTATCGCCATCCACGTCCTTTCAAGGGGATGCATGAACAA CCTCCATGGATGGGTCCTTCAGCATTGCCAAAGATACTGAGAAATTGTAGCGCGAAGCCTGGGCGACCTAAGCTTGACAGCCGCTTCGTTTTGGATGTCAATGTAATGGATGGTACCTTAATGGCCCCATCTACTCCATTTACCAAGATTTGGCGGATGCGCAACAATGGGGGTTTGATCTGGCCTAAAGGAACACAACTCATGTGGATTGGTGGAGACAGGTTTAGCAAATCAGATTCAGTTGAGATAGAG ATTCCTGCGCATGGTGTGTTGGCTGAAAATGAACTTGATATTGCTGTTGATTTTACTGCGCCTGAGTCACCTGGACGGTACATCTCATATTGGAGGATGGCTTCTCCATCTGGTCAGAAGTTTGGGCAACGTGTTTGGGTTCTGATTCAG GTGGATACTTCCCTCAAGGATTCATTCTTGGAGAGCTTTCAAGGTTTGAACCTGAACCTGCCCCCTGAAAACGTGGTTAACTTTCCTGAGCAAATGAACTTTCCTCAGCAACATGTGGGCAGTGACTTTGTCCAGCCTTCTAGCTCTAACTCAGTGAAGGAACCAGCAATTCCCATTCCTGAGAAGCAGCCTGAAAATGAGCAGGATCTCAACTTCCCTATAAATGATAGCTTGCTGGTTGGCCACAGTATTCCTGCCCCTACTGCCCCTACCGCCCCAGTGGCTTCTTCAACTGTGTCATACCCCACTGTCGACCAGAGTGCTCCAGCCCCTACTGCGCAAGTGGCCTCTTCAACTGTGACATACCCCACTGTTGATATATTTGAACCAGCCCCGCCCTCCCCCAGATCTTCCCCTGTTGTCACTCTACCAACATCATCTGAAGGGACCAGCTTAAAAAATCCTGTGGAGGACACCCTCCTTAAGGAGCTTGAGGAGATGGGATTTAAGCAGGTGAATTTGAACAAGGAAATTCTGCGAAGGAATGAGTACAACCTGGAGCAGTCTGTGGATGATCTCTGTGAGGTTGCTGAATGGGATCCTATTCTTGAAGAGCTGCAGGAAATG GGCTTCAGTGATACAGAGATGAACAAGAAGCTGCTTGCGAAGAACAATGGAAGCATCAAGCGTGTGGTCATGGATCTTATCAATAGGGACAAGCTGTAG
- the LOC133707369 gene encoding C2 and GRAM domain-containing protein At5g50170 isoform X1, with protein MRLYVYVMEAHDLVVKDSCFVELQVGKHKSKTRILRNTNNPAWNEEFVFRVYDMNEELLVSVFHQDDDSNGLFNGAKLVGRVRIPVGSVAAENNSTLPPAWYSFERPKSGKFINTDCGKILLTLSLHEKGHDAAANDLPCLHSNITEEPKEIDSPFVSSNSVLCSKSPCGKIPGGKQWVKALRRRMDRLLHKNDEASRTDDSSELSSSVSDYEDCMEEQHSNCSFEKSLEMMQSSESEQKMPENLPGGILIDQAYVVSSSDLNASLFTPNSQFRRDLAELQGTTDVHEGPWTWKSGEMSCLTRVVTYINAATKLVKAVKATEEQAYLTANGREFAVLASVCTPEVPYGSSFKVELLYKILPGPELPSGEESSRLVVSWEVNFLHSTLIKGMIEGGVRQGLKDSFEQFSILMAQKFKVLDSTDLSDKDHILANMQAGHQSDWELAKEYFWNMTVVSTIFMVLYIMVHILLCEPSKLQGLEFHGLDLPDSIGEFITCGILVLQLERIYNMVQHFVQARLQQGSDHGVKSQGDGWVLTVALIEGTNLASLDSSGFSDPYVVFTSNGKTRTSSVRLQTTDPQWNDILEFDAMEEPPSVLDVEVFDFDGPFDQAMSLGHAEINFLKHSATELADMWVSLEGKLAQSSQSKLHLRIFLDNNKGLETIKEYMTKMEKEVGKKLDLRSPHRNSTFQKLFGLPPEEFLVSDFTCALKRKMPVQGRLFLSARIVGFYANLFGHKTKFFFLWEDIEDIQEHPPSLSSVGSPLLVIVLKKDRGIDARHGAKCQDEEGRLRFYFQSFLSFSSASRMIVGLWRTRALSPDQKAQIAEDLDDHEERSKMLEDTESILNLEDTKMSKVCTAEIPVNTKSLMEMFNGGKLEHKIMEKSGSLNYATTAWEPIKPNIFERRLSYRFNRNVSIFGGEVACRQRKSPNANGEGWIIDEVMALYGVPFGDHFRVQLRYRIEKSALAHNACKCNVYVRVTWLKSTMFLERIKHNITGKFAHRLKDIFEMVEREILLTPQQDIGL; from the exons ATGAGGCTTTACGTGTATGTGATGGAAGCTCATGACTTGGTTGTGAAGGACTCTTGCTTTGTGGAGCTTCAGGTTGGGAAGCACAAGTCCAAGACTAGGATTTTGAGGAACACCAACAACCCTGCTTGGAATGAAGAGTTTGTGTTCAGGGTGTATGATATGAATGAGGAGCTACTTGTGTCTGTTTTTCACCAGGATGATGACTCTAATGGTCTGTTTAATGGGGCGAAGTTAGTCGGCCGGGTTCGGATTCCGGTGGGGTCTGTTGCTGCTGAGAATAATAGTACCTTGCCGCCCGCATGGTATTCTTTTGAAAGGCCCAAGTCCGGGAAGTTCATCAATACAGATTGTG GAAAAATTCTTCTCACTCTATCGTTGCATGAAAAAGGCCATGATGCCGCTGCTAATGACCTCCCTTGTTTGCACTCAAATATAACTGAGGAGCCTAAAGAGATTGACAGTCCATTTGTATCATCTAATAGTGTCTTATGTTCCAAATCTCCATGTGGAAAGATACCGGGAGGAAAACAATGGGTGAAGGCTCTTAGGAGACGTATGGACAGGCTTCTTCATAAGAATGATGAAGCTTCAAGAACTGATGATTCCTCAGAGCTGTCTAGTTCAGTATCTGACTATGAAGATTGCATGGAGGAACAGCATTCTAATTGTAGCTTTGAAAAGTCTCTTGAAATGATGCAGTCAAGTGAGAGCGAACAAAAAATGCCAGAGAATCTTCCGGGGGGAATTCTTATTGATCAGGCTTATGTTGTTTCATCAAGTGATCTTAATGCATCTCTTTTTACCCCAAATTCACAGTTTAGGAGAGATTTAGCAGAACTGCAGGGGACAACAGATGTACATGAGGGGCCTTGGACATGGAAATCAGGAGAGATGTCGTGTTTAACAAGGGTAGTTACCTACATAAATGCTGCAACAAAGTTGGTTAAAGCTGTTAAAGCCACAGAGGAGCAAGCATATCTCACAGCAAACGGAAGGGAATTTGCTGTATTGGCAAGTGTTTGTACACCCGAAGTTCCATATGGAAGTTCATTCAAGGTTGAATTGCTTTACAAGATATTGCCTGGACCAGAGCTACCTTCAGGGGAAGAATCTTCTCGCCTTGTGGTATCCTGGGAAGTTAACTTTCTCCATAGCACATTGATTAAAGGCATGATTGAAGGAGGAGTTCGACAGGGACTTAAGGACAGTTTCGAGCAGTTCTCCATCTTGATGGCTCAGAAGTTTAAAGTGCTGGATTCTACAGATTTGTCTGACAAGGATCATATCCTGGCTAATATGCAGGCAGGACACCAATCAGATTGGGAATTGGCAAAGGAATACTTCTGGAATATGACTGTTGTTTCCACTATTTTTATGGTTTTATATATCATGGTGCACATTTTACTTTGTGAACCAAGTAAACTCCAAGGCCTAGAATTTCATGGACTTGATTTGCCAGATAGTATCGGAGAGTTTATCACATGTGGAATTCTAGTCCTTCAATTGGAGCGCATTTATAATATGGTTCAACACTTTGTGCAAGCTAGGTTGCAACAAG GAAGTGATCATGGAGTCAAATCCCAAGGTGATGGATGGGTTCTCACTGTTGCCTTGATTGAAGGGACAAACCTAGCCTCCTTGGATTCATCAGGGTTCTCTGATCCCTATGTGGTTTTCACCAGCAATGGTAAAACAAGAACAAGCTCTGTCAGGCTTCAAACTACTGATCCTCAATGGAACG ACATACTTGAGTTCGATGCTATGGAAGAACCTCCATCAGTTCTGGACGTGgaagtttttgattttgatggcCCTTTTGACCAAGCCATGTCTCTAGGGCATGCTGAGAtcaattttctgaaacactCAGCTACTGAACTCGCAGACATGTGGGTCTCCCTTGAGGGAAAGCTTGCTCAGTCTTCTCAATCAAAGCTGCACTTGAGAATCTTTCTGGACAATAACAAAGGACTTGAAACAATTAAGGAGTATATGACCAAAATGGAAAAGGAGGTTGGAAAGAAG TTGGATCTCCGGTCGCCTCATAGGAATTCTACATTTCAGAAATTGTTTGGGTTGCCACCAGAAGAATTTCTCGTCAGTGATTTTACATGTGCACTGAAAAGGAAAATGCCAGTGCAG GGCCGACTTTTTCTATCTGCAAGAATAGTCGGGTTTTATGCAAACTTGTTTggacacaaaacaaaatttttctttctttgggagGATATTGAAGATATCCAAGAGCATCCTCCCTCCCTATCATCTGTGGGAAGCCCTTTGCTGGTCATTGTTTTGAAAAAGGATCGAGGTATTGATGCAAGGCATGGGGCAAAGTGCCAAGATGAAGAAGGCCGGCTTAGATTTTATTTCCAATCATTCTTGTCGTTCAGTTCAGCAAGCAG GATGATAGTGGGCTTGTGGAGAACAAGAGCACTAAGTCCAGATCAGAAAGCACAAATTGCTGAAGATCTGGATGATCATGAAGAAAGGTCCAAGATGCTTGAAGATACTGAATCCATACTCAATCTTGAAGATACAAAGATGTCTAAAGTTTGTACTGCAGAAATACCTGTGAAT ACAAAATCTTTGATGGAAATGTTCAATGGAGGAAAGCTGGAGCACAAAATTATGGAGAAATCAGGTAGTCTTAACTATGCAACTACTGCATGGGAACCTATAAAGCCAAATATCTTTGAGCGACGTTTGTCTTATAGATTCAACCGCAATGTTTCCATCTTTGGGGGAGAGGTGGCATGCAGACAACGAAAGTCTCCAAATGCAAATGGTGAGGGATGGATCATCGATGAAGTTATGGCCCTGTACGGTGTTCCATTTGGCGATCATTTTCGG GTTCAGTTAAGGTACCGGATTGAGAAATCTGCCCTTGCTCATAATGCATGTAAATGCAATGTCTATGTCAGGGTCACCTGGCTCAAGAGCACGATGTTTCTGGAAAGGATCAAACACAACATAACTGGGAAGTTTGCTCATAGACTGAAGGATATATTTGAAAtggtagagagagagattctCTTGACACCTCAACAGGACATTGGCCTTTGA
- the LOC133707369 gene encoding C2 and GRAM domain-containing protein At5g50170 isoform X2 — MRLYVYVMEAHDLVVKDSCFVELQVGKHKSKTRILRNTNNPAWNEEFVFRVYDMNEELLVSVFHQDDDSNGLFNGAKLVGRVRIPVGSVAAENNSTLPPAWYSFERPKSGKFINTDCGKILLTLSLHEKGHDAAANDLPCLHSNITEEPKEIDSPFVSSNSVLCSKSPCGKIPGGKQWVKALRRRMDRLLHKNDEASRTDDSSELSSSVSDYEDCMEEQHSNCSFEKSLEMMQSSESEQKMPENLPGGILIDQAYVVSSSDLNASLFTPNSQFRRDLAELQGTTDVHEGPWTWKSGEMSCLTRVVTYINAATKLVKAVKATEEQAYLTANGREFAVLASVCTPEVPYGSSFKVELLYKILPGPELPSGEESSRLVVSWEVNFLHSTLIKGMIEGGVRQGLKDSFEQFSILMAQKFKVLDSTDLSDKDHILANMQAGHQSDWELAKEYFWNMTVVSTIFMVLYIMVHILLCEPSKLQGLEFHGLDLPDSIGEFITCGILVLQLERIYNMVQHFVQARLQQGSDHGVKSQGDGWVLTVALIEGTNLASLDSSGFSDPYVVFTSNGKTRTSSVRLQTTDPQWNDILEFDAMEEPPSVLDVEVFDFDGPFDQAMSLGHAEINFLKHSATELADMWVSLEGKLAQSSQSKLHLRIFLDNNKGLETIKEYMTKMEKEVGKKLDLRSPHRNSTFQKLFGLPPEEFLVSDFTCALKRKMPVQGRLFLSARIVGFYANLFGHKTKFFFLWEDIEDIQEHPPSLSSVGSPLLVIVLKKDRGIDARHGAKCQDEEGRLRFYFQSFLSFSSASRMIVGLWRTRALSPDQKAQIAEDLDDHEERSKMLEDTESILNLEDTKMSKVCTAEIPVNTKSLMEMFNGGKLEHKIMEKSDSTAMFPSLGERWHADNESLQMQMVRDGSSMKLWPCTVFHLAIIFGFS, encoded by the exons ATGAGGCTTTACGTGTATGTGATGGAAGCTCATGACTTGGTTGTGAAGGACTCTTGCTTTGTGGAGCTTCAGGTTGGGAAGCACAAGTCCAAGACTAGGATTTTGAGGAACACCAACAACCCTGCTTGGAATGAAGAGTTTGTGTTCAGGGTGTATGATATGAATGAGGAGCTACTTGTGTCTGTTTTTCACCAGGATGATGACTCTAATGGTCTGTTTAATGGGGCGAAGTTAGTCGGCCGGGTTCGGATTCCGGTGGGGTCTGTTGCTGCTGAGAATAATAGTACCTTGCCGCCCGCATGGTATTCTTTTGAAAGGCCCAAGTCCGGGAAGTTCATCAATACAGATTGTG GAAAAATTCTTCTCACTCTATCGTTGCATGAAAAAGGCCATGATGCCGCTGCTAATGACCTCCCTTGTTTGCACTCAAATATAACTGAGGAGCCTAAAGAGATTGACAGTCCATTTGTATCATCTAATAGTGTCTTATGTTCCAAATCTCCATGTGGAAAGATACCGGGAGGAAAACAATGGGTGAAGGCTCTTAGGAGACGTATGGACAGGCTTCTTCATAAGAATGATGAAGCTTCAAGAACTGATGATTCCTCAGAGCTGTCTAGTTCAGTATCTGACTATGAAGATTGCATGGAGGAACAGCATTCTAATTGTAGCTTTGAAAAGTCTCTTGAAATGATGCAGTCAAGTGAGAGCGAACAAAAAATGCCAGAGAATCTTCCGGGGGGAATTCTTATTGATCAGGCTTATGTTGTTTCATCAAGTGATCTTAATGCATCTCTTTTTACCCCAAATTCACAGTTTAGGAGAGATTTAGCAGAACTGCAGGGGACAACAGATGTACATGAGGGGCCTTGGACATGGAAATCAGGAGAGATGTCGTGTTTAACAAGGGTAGTTACCTACATAAATGCTGCAACAAAGTTGGTTAAAGCTGTTAAAGCCACAGAGGAGCAAGCATATCTCACAGCAAACGGAAGGGAATTTGCTGTATTGGCAAGTGTTTGTACACCCGAAGTTCCATATGGAAGTTCATTCAAGGTTGAATTGCTTTACAAGATATTGCCTGGACCAGAGCTACCTTCAGGGGAAGAATCTTCTCGCCTTGTGGTATCCTGGGAAGTTAACTTTCTCCATAGCACATTGATTAAAGGCATGATTGAAGGAGGAGTTCGACAGGGACTTAAGGACAGTTTCGAGCAGTTCTCCATCTTGATGGCTCAGAAGTTTAAAGTGCTGGATTCTACAGATTTGTCTGACAAGGATCATATCCTGGCTAATATGCAGGCAGGACACCAATCAGATTGGGAATTGGCAAAGGAATACTTCTGGAATATGACTGTTGTTTCCACTATTTTTATGGTTTTATATATCATGGTGCACATTTTACTTTGTGAACCAAGTAAACTCCAAGGCCTAGAATTTCATGGACTTGATTTGCCAGATAGTATCGGAGAGTTTATCACATGTGGAATTCTAGTCCTTCAATTGGAGCGCATTTATAATATGGTTCAACACTTTGTGCAAGCTAGGTTGCAACAAG GAAGTGATCATGGAGTCAAATCCCAAGGTGATGGATGGGTTCTCACTGTTGCCTTGATTGAAGGGACAAACCTAGCCTCCTTGGATTCATCAGGGTTCTCTGATCCCTATGTGGTTTTCACCAGCAATGGTAAAACAAGAACAAGCTCTGTCAGGCTTCAAACTACTGATCCTCAATGGAACG ACATACTTGAGTTCGATGCTATGGAAGAACCTCCATCAGTTCTGGACGTGgaagtttttgattttgatggcCCTTTTGACCAAGCCATGTCTCTAGGGCATGCTGAGAtcaattttctgaaacactCAGCTACTGAACTCGCAGACATGTGGGTCTCCCTTGAGGGAAAGCTTGCTCAGTCTTCTCAATCAAAGCTGCACTTGAGAATCTTTCTGGACAATAACAAAGGACTTGAAACAATTAAGGAGTATATGACCAAAATGGAAAAGGAGGTTGGAAAGAAG TTGGATCTCCGGTCGCCTCATAGGAATTCTACATTTCAGAAATTGTTTGGGTTGCCACCAGAAGAATTTCTCGTCAGTGATTTTACATGTGCACTGAAAAGGAAAATGCCAGTGCAG GGCCGACTTTTTCTATCTGCAAGAATAGTCGGGTTTTATGCAAACTTGTTTggacacaaaacaaaatttttctttctttgggagGATATTGAAGATATCCAAGAGCATCCTCCCTCCCTATCATCTGTGGGAAGCCCTTTGCTGGTCATTGTTTTGAAAAAGGATCGAGGTATTGATGCAAGGCATGGGGCAAAGTGCCAAGATGAAGAAGGCCGGCTTAGATTTTATTTCCAATCATTCTTGTCGTTCAGTTCAGCAAGCAG GATGATAGTGGGCTTGTGGAGAACAAGAGCACTAAGTCCAGATCAGAAAGCACAAATTGCTGAAGATCTGGATGATCATGAAGAAAGGTCCAAGATGCTTGAAGATACTGAATCCATACTCAATCTTGAAGATACAAAGATGTCTAAAGTTTGTACTGCAGAAATACCTGTGAAT ACAAAATCTTTGATGGAAATGTTCAATGGAGGAAAGCTGGAGCACAAAATTATGGAGAAATCAG ATTCAACCGCAATGTTTCCATCTTTGGGGGAGAGGTGGCATGCAGACAACGAAAGTCTCCAAATGCAAATGGTGAGGGATGGATCATCGATGAAGTTATGGCCCTGTACGGTGTTCCATTTGGCGATCATTTTCGG GTTCAGTTAA
- the LOC133741737 gene encoding protein JOKA2 isoform X1 → MNFSNMLLIVLKVKYGDTLRRFNARVDENDQLDLDMGGLRFKIYSLFNFQLDADITMTYIDEDGDIVTLVDDEDLRDAMRQNMKFLRIDVHEKTDQSEKSYAKSSGSSTPVRYPLPDITPEPIRELISRVPRDLTPNALGPGFADLVDCFSKMGMSYLLQAGGVSGVKNDSSEKPLAPSANDMKRDGKSETILKSTTEESSSKNSRAKDAVNVTKDVGMSNPPQNAPVDLNVLPADSNPSGPTPINVTPVGASLHTAEERKESEKVTSGQVKGKPLGCGGSTSSAIPALTVNDMSNNHFNQCPFSETPIVNDSAPVAYRRLHPFKRNHSEAMGGMFHTGIRCDGCGCHPIIGPRFKSVVKADYDLCRICFSSIGNVAEYIRIDHPLSYRHPRPFKGMHEQPPWMGPSALPKILRNCSAKPGRPKLDSRFVLDVNVMDGTLMAPSTPFTKIWRMRNNGGLIWPKGTQLMWIGGDRFSKSDSVEIEIPAHGVLAENELDIAVDFTAPESPGRYISYWRMASPSGQKFGQRVWVLIQVDTSLKDSFLESFQGLNLNLPPENVVNFPEQMNFPQQHVGSDFVQPSSSNSVKEPAIPIPEKQPENEQDLNFPINDSLLVGHSIPAPTAPTAPVASSTVSYPTVDQSAPAPTAQVASSTVTYPTVDIFEPAPPSPRSSPVVTLPTSSEGTSLKNPVEDTLLKELEEMGFKQVNLNKEILRRNEYNLEQSVDDLCEVAEWDPILEELQEMGFSDTEMNKKLLAKNNGSIKRVVMDLINRDKL, encoded by the exons ATGAACTTTTCTAACATGTTACTGATTGTGTTGAAGGTCAAATATGGGGATACACTGAGGCGTTTCAATGCTCGTGTTGATGAGAATGATCAACTGGATCTTGACATGGGTGGACTGCGGTTCAAAATATATAGTCTCTTCAATTTTCAGCTTGATGCTGACATCACTATGACCTATATTGACGAAGATGGTGATATAGTGACTCTGGTTGATGACGAGGACTTGCGTGATGCTATGAGGCAGAATATGAAGTTCTTGAGGATTGATGTACATGAGAAAACTGACCAATCTGAGAAATCTTATGCCAAATCAAGTGGAAGTTCTACCCCTGTAAGATATCCCTTGCCAGATATCACCCCTGAGCCTATCCGTGAACTAATCTCCAGGGTTCCTCGTGACTTGACTCCAAACGCCCTTGGTCCAGGGTTTGCGGATCTTGTTGACTGCTTTTCGAAGATGGGAATGTCCTATTTACTTCAGGCTGGTGGAGTTTCAGGCGTCAAGAATGATTCCTCTGAGAAACCCTTAGCTCCATCTGCCAATGATATGAAGCGCGATGGTAAGTCAGAAACCATCTTAAAGTCTACCACTGAGGAATCTAGCTCTAAAAACAGTCGGGCAAAGGATGCTGTAAATGTGACCAAGGATGTGGGAATGTCGAATCCACCTCAGAATGCTCCAGTTGATCTCAATGTTCTTCCTGCTGATTCTAATCCATCCGGACCCACACCCATCAATGTTACACCAGTTGGAGCAAGTCTTCATACTGCTGAGGAGAGGAAGGAGTCAGAGAAGGTTACCAGTGGTCAGGTCAAGGGCAAGCCTCTTGGTTGTGGTGGATCTACAAGTTCTGCTATCCCTGCATTGACTGTTAATGACATGAGCAATAATCATTTCAATCAATGTCCATTTTCAGAGACTCCTATTGTGAATGACTCGGCTCCTGTTGCATATCGTCGTCTTCATCCTTTTAAAAGGAATCATTCTGAAGCAATGGGTGGTATGTTCCACACTGGTATTCGCTGTGATGGATGTGGTTGTCATCCAATAATTGGACCCCGGTTCAAGTCCGTAGT GAAAGCAGATTATGACCTCTGCCGTATCTGTTTCTCGAGTATTGGTAATGTGGCCGAGTACATTAGAATTGACCACCCTTTGTCTTATCGCCATCCACGTCCTTTCAAGGGGATGCATGAACAA CCTCCATGGATGGGTCCTTCAGCATTGCCAAAGATACTGAGAAATTGTAGCGCGAAGCCTGGGCGACCTAAGCTTGACAGCCGCTTCGTTTTGGATGTCAATGTAATGGATGGTACCTTAATGGCCCCATCTACTCCATTTACCAAGATTTGGCGGATGCGCAACAATGGGGGTTTGATCTGGCCTAAAGGAACACAACTCATGTGGATTGGTGGAGACAGGTTTAGCAAATCAGATTCAGTTGAGATAGAG ATTCCTGCGCATGGTGTGTTGGCTGAAAATGAACTTGATATTGCTGTTGATTTTACTGCGCCTGAGTCACCTGGACGGTACATCTCATATTGGAGGATGGCTTCTCCATCTGGTCAGAAGTTTGGGCAACGTGTTTGGGTTCTGATTCAG GTGGATACTTCCCTCAAGGATTCATTCTTGGAGAGCTTTCAAGGTTTGAACCTGAACCTGCCCCCTGAAAACGTGGTTAACTTTCCTGAGCAAATGAACTTTCCTCAGCAACATGTGGGCAGTGACTTTGTCCAGCCTTCTAGCTCTAACTCAGTGAAGGAACCAGCAATTCCCATTCCTGAGAAGCAGCCTGAAAATGAGCAGGATCTCAACTTCCCTATAAATGATAGCTTGCTGGTTGGCCACAGTATTCCTGCCCCTACTGCCCCTACCGCCCCAGTGGCTTCTTCAACTGTGTCATACCCCACTGTCGACCAGAGTGCTCCAGCCCCTACTGCGCAAGTGGCCTCTTCAACTGTGACATACCCCACTGTTGATATATTTGAACCAGCCCCGCCCTCCCCCAGATCTTCCCCTGTTGTCACTCTACCAACATCATCTGAAGGGACCAGCTTAAAAAATCCTGTGGAGGACACCCTCCTTAAGGAGCTTGAGGAGATGGGATTTAAGCAGGTGAATTTGAACAAGGAAATTCTGCGAAGGAATGAGTACAACCTGGAGCAGTCTGTGGATGATCTCTGTGAGGTTGCTGAATGGGATCCTATTCTTGAAGAGCTGCAGGAAATG GGCTTCAGTGATACAGAGATGAACAAGAAGCTGCTTGCGAAGAACAATGGAAGCATCAAGCGTGTGGTCATGGATCTTATCAATAGGGACAAGCTGTAG